The Dysgonomonadaceae bacterium PH5-43 genome includes a window with the following:
- a CDS encoding regulatory protein (product_source=KO:K03565; cath_funfam=1.10.10.10; cog=COG2137; ko=KO:K03565; pfam=PF02631; smart=SM00486; superfamily=54427), with the protein MTYDKALYRLATYCSKGEKCVYDVRKKMNLWELTEEEKINLITYLKKEKFIDEERYCRAFVNDKIRYNKWGLHKIKFELKKKNISESVINDCLSIVDKEDVRIQLKTLIDNKRKSVKGKNDYEIKQKLMRFAVGRGYSISDIEEVMRINSDFDADC; encoded by the coding sequence ATGACTTACGATAAAGCTCTTTATAGATTAGCGACCTATTGCAGTAAAGGTGAAAAATGCGTTTACGATGTGCGAAAAAAGATGAATCTCTGGGAGTTGACAGAAGAAGAAAAGATAAATCTAATTACTTATCTAAAAAAAGAAAAATTCATAGACGAAGAACGCTACTGTAGAGCATTTGTTAATGATAAAATAAGGTATAATAAGTGGGGACTACATAAAATCAAGTTTGAATTAAAAAAAAAGAACATTTCAGAGTCTGTAATTAATGACTGTTTGTCGATAGTAGACAAAGAAGATGTGAGAATCCAGCTAAAAACCCTGATAGATAATAAGCGTAAAAGCGTGAAAGGCAAAAATGATTACGAAATAAAGCAGAAATTAATGCGTTTTGCCGTTGGGAGGGGGTATTCTATTTCAGATATAGAGGAGGTAATGAGAATAAATAGCGACTTCGACGCAGATTGTTAA
- a CDS encoding alginate O-acetyltransferase complex protein AlgI (product_source=KO:K19294; cog=COG1696; ko=KO:K19294; pfam=PF03062; superfamily=90123; transmembrane_helix_parts=Outside_1_4,TMhelix_5_24,Inside_25_30,TMhelix_31_45,Outside_46_48,TMhelix_49_68,Inside_69_88,TMhelix_89_111,Outside_112_125,TMhelix_126_148,Inside_149_160,TMhelix_161_183,Outside_184_335,TMhelix_336_358,Inside_359_378,TMhelix_379_396,Outside_397_415,TMhelix_416_438,Inside_439_463,TMhelix_464_486,Outside_487_488): MLFNSLDFAIFLPIVFLLYWFVFNHNIKLQNLFIVVVSYIFYGWWDWRFLLLMGFTTLASWFSGVLIVKIRDKVKEEKKLKRYSLWVTAGNIILNLGILCYYKYFNFFIEAFVDAFALFGRELNIHTLKIILPVGISFYTFQALSYTIDVYKKKLEPTKDVVSFFAFVSFFPQLVAGPIERAINLLPQFYKKRVFEYDKAVDGMRQILWGLFKKMAIADNCAICTDHIFENYETLPASSLILGAFFFSVQIYCDFSGYSDIAIGTARLFGVNLMRNFAYPYFSRDIAEFWRRWHISLTTWFRDYIYIPLGGSRVCKSKVIRNTFIVYLVSGFWHGANWTFIVWGLINAIYFIPLLLGGKNRKYLNVVAEGKILPNIKETWQMLSTFVLAMFAWIFFRAESIAQAGDYIKRIFDKSIISFPFEAFHSGLIILLLILILFTVEWMQRDCQHGLDVVKIKNRHIRWLIYVFVVWLIFNYGGAEAPFIYFQF, from the coding sequence ATGCTATTTAACTCTCTCGATTTTGCAATATTTCTTCCAATAGTTTTTCTTCTTTATTGGTTTGTATTTAATCATAATATTAAACTACAAAATCTATTTATAGTTGTTGTAAGTTACATCTTCTATGGTTGGTGGGATTGGCGATTCTTATTACTAATGGGTTTCACAACCTTAGCAAGTTGGTTTAGCGGAGTTCTAATTGTGAAGATTAGAGACAAAGTTAAAGAAGAAAAAAAGCTAAAACGTTACTCTCTATGGGTTACCGCAGGAAATATTATACTTAATTTAGGAATACTTTGCTACTACAAATACTTTAACTTCTTTATTGAAGCCTTTGTAGATGCATTTGCTTTGTTTGGTAGAGAATTAAATATACATACATTGAAAATTATTCTTCCTGTAGGTATAAGTTTCTACACATTTCAGGCATTAAGTTATACAATAGATGTTTATAAGAAAAAGCTTGAACCAACAAAAGATGTTGTGTCTTTCTTTGCCTTCGTAAGTTTCTTTCCTCAGTTAGTAGCCGGACCTATTGAGCGTGCCATTAATCTACTGCCTCAATTTTACAAAAAACGAGTTTTTGAGTACGATAAAGCGGTAGATGGTATGCGCCAAATTCTATGGGGATTATTCAAGAAGATGGCAATAGCTGATAATTGTGCTATTTGCACAGACCATATATTTGAAAATTACGAGACACTTCCAGCCAGTAGCTTAATATTAGGAGCTTTCTTTTTTTCTGTTCAGATTTATTGCGACTTCTCAGGTTATTCTGATATAGCCATAGGAACTGCTCGTTTGTTTGGCGTTAATCTTATGCGCAACTTTGCCTATCCATATTTTTCAAGAGATATAGCAGAGTTTTGGCGTCGTTGGCATATCTCGCTAACTACGTGGTTCAGAGATTATATTTATATACCATTGGGCGGTAGTAGAGTTTGCAAATCAAAAGTAATCAGAAATACCTTTATTGTTTACTTAGTTAGTGGCTTTTGGCACGGAGCTAACTGGACATTCATAGTTTGGGGATTAATAAACGCTATATATTTTATACCGTTATTATTAGGGGGAAAGAATAGAAAATACCTCAACGTAGTTGCCGAAGGTAAGATTTTGCCGAACATAAAAGAAACTTGGCAGATGCTATCAACATTTGTTTTGGCAATGTTTGCATGGATATTCTTTAGAGCTGAGAGTATTGCTCAGGCTGGAGATTATATAAAGAGAATATTTGATAAGTCTATAATTTCATTCCCCTTCGAAGCATTTCATTCAGGATTGATAATATTATTGCTGATTCTGATTTTGTTTACTGTTGAATGGATGCAAAGAGATTGCCAGCATGGTTTGGATGTAGTTAAAATAAAGAATAGACATATTCGCTGGTTAATATATGTTTTTGTTGTTTGGTTGATTTTTAATTATGGAGGAGCTGAAGCTCCGTTTATTTATTTTCAATTTTAA
- a CDS encoding hypothetical protein (product_source=Hypo-rule applied; superfamily=52266; transmembrane_helix_parts=Inside_1_6,TMhelix_7_26,Outside_27_316) encodes MKKFFKVIGSFFVFVLTIVVPISLVGHCCVQKNILNSNNFKIEDSKSILMIGDSHVGLSLDPQYINYSDNQFILGEHYLFTYVRLRCFLKNNPQLKTVVLGYTYSNLASATDNSLFNNYNKNASFPKYFALLNDNELRLLYASDLIYFRNFLGWKCGVPTKDNINLICKTLNSDFSKKELPFRGRYFSAAKGASIDSFCDAAGQFDFENLDVSEISVEYLWKIMDLCRRYEVKLILYTSPLFLGYLEQIPEFYKQTFEETTSKIKNDYPDVNFINYSDFVMPDTCYSDGNHLSSHGAKIVSEKLNEYLNSNKRILR; translated from the coding sequence ATGAAGAAATTCTTTAAGGTCATAGGCTCGTTTTTTGTTTTTGTTTTGACTATAGTGGTGCCAATTTCATTGGTAGGGCATTGTTGTGTTCAAAAGAATATATTAAATTCAAATAATTTTAAGATTGAGGATTCTAAGAGTATATTGATGATTGGAGATTCTCATGTTGGCTTGTCTTTGGACCCACAGTATATTAATTATTCAGATAATCAATTTATTCTTGGAGAGCATTATTTGTTTACGTATGTACGCCTAAGGTGTTTTTTGAAAAATAATCCTCAATTAAAAACTGTTGTTTTGGGGTACACTTACTCTAACTTAGCGAGTGCGACGGATAATTCTCTTTTTAATAATTATAATAAAAATGCTTCCTTCCCAAAATACTTTGCATTATTAAATGATAATGAACTTAGGCTTTTATATGCCTCTGATTTAATATATTTTAGAAATTTTTTGGGTTGGAAATGTGGGGTTCCAACAAAAGATAATATTAATTTAATATGCAAAACTCTTAATTCTGATTTTAGTAAAAAAGAACTGCCTTTTAGGGGACGGTATTTTAGTGCTGCAAAAGGTGCCAGTATTGATTCGTTTTGTGATGCTGCTGGGCAATTTGATTTTGAAAATTTAGATGTTTCGGAGATTTCTGTTGAGTATTTGTGGAAAATAATGGATTTATGTAGGCGATACGAAGTGAAACTCATCTTGTATACGAGTCCTCTTTTTTTAGGGTATTTAGAGCAAATTCCAGAGTTTTACAAACAAACCTTTGAAGAAACAACATCAAAAATAAAAAATGATTATCCAGATGTTAATTTTATTAATTATTCTGATTTTGTTATGCCTGATACTTGTTATAGTGATGGAAATCATTTAAGTAGTCACGGAGCTAAGATTGTTTCTGAAAAACTAAATGAATACTTAAATTCTAATAAACGAATTCTCAGGTAG
- a CDS encoding hypothetical protein (product_source=Hypo-rule applied; cleavage_site_network=SignalP-noTM; pfam=PF19573; superfamily=56925), whose product MIFASIHIKEKIKVLTLILCLVSCAVATAQEYRYELGGMAGASMYMGDANQSSLTKGWNPAGGVVFRNNLNFRWAIKANLLMGKVSGNTANFDNVYPNKTQISFDRMFYELGGHIEFNFLPYSDKYSYLGTSKISPYLLTGLGLTMAPGDGRTFFGINFPLGIGVKYKLKNKLNIGAEFVSHRLFSDSFDARSYGDITLEDPYSIKSGIFKNKDWYNTFLISITWEFGIRDYRCIGD is encoded by the coding sequence ATGATTTTTGCTTCAATACATATAAAAGAGAAAATAAAAGTATTAACACTTATACTTTGTTTGGTTAGTTGTGCGGTAGCGACCGCTCAAGAGTACAGATATGAATTAGGAGGAATGGCTGGCGCATCTATGTATATGGGCGATGCAAACCAATCTTCATTAACAAAAGGCTGGAACCCTGCTGGTGGAGTCGTTTTTAGAAACAACCTAAACTTCAGATGGGCGATAAAAGCAAATTTATTAATGGGGAAAGTATCTGGTAATACTGCCAACTTCGACAATGTATATCCTAATAAAACTCAAATATCTTTCGATAGAATGTTTTATGAATTAGGAGGACATATTGAGTTTAATTTTCTTCCTTACAGCGATAAGTATTCATATCTGGGAACAAGCAAAATATCTCCTTATTTATTAACGGGCTTAGGATTAACTATGGCTCCAGGAGATGGAAGAACATTCTTCGGAATAAACTTCCCTTTAGGTATAGGTGTAAAATATAAATTGAAAAACAAATTGAATATAGGTGCTGAGTTTGTATCTCACAGATTATTTAGCGATAGCTTTGATGCTCGTTCGTATGGAGATATAACATTAGAAGACCCTTATTCAATAAAAAGCGGAATATTTAAGAATAAAGATTGGTATAATACTTTTCTTATTTCTATTACATGGGAATTTGGAATAAGAGATTATAGATGTATAGGAGACTGA
- a CDS encoding undecaprenyl diphosphate synthase (product_source=KO:K00806; cath_funfam=3.40.1180.10; cog=COG0020; ko=KO:K00806; pfam=PF01255; superfamily=64005; tigrfam=TIGR00055) — protein MYRRLMKEQIDFTRLPVHVAIIMDGNGRWAKQQGMDRHIGHQEGAVSVRNIVETSAEIGIKYLTLYTFSTENWNRPKEEVDALMELLVITIKDETPRLMKNNVRLLAIGDLERLPEKSKNTLKECINETSNNTGLTLILALSYSSRWEITRAMQLIAQDIKDNKLSSNDINEELIAGYLTTKNIPDPDLLIRTGGEHRISNYLLWQLAYSELYFMPEYWPEFREESLYKAIYDYQQRERRFGKTGDQVKNINE, from the coding sequence ATGTATAGGAGACTGATGAAAGAGCAAATTGACTTTACAAGATTACCGGTTCACGTAGCTATTATAATGGACGGTAACGGACGCTGGGCTAAACAACAAGGAATGGACAGACACATAGGACATCAAGAAGGTGCCGTATCTGTTCGTAACATCGTGGAAACTTCAGCAGAAATAGGAATTAAATACCTAACACTATACACCTTTTCTACCGAAAACTGGAATCGCCCTAAAGAAGAAGTTGATGCTCTAATGGAATTATTGGTAATAACTATCAAAGACGAAACTCCTCGCTTAATGAAAAACAATGTAAGATTGTTGGCTATTGGTGATTTAGAGCGTTTACCAGAAAAGAGCAAGAACACTCTAAAAGAATGCATTAACGAAACAAGTAATAACACTGGTTTAACTCTTATTTTAGCATTAAGTTATTCTTCTCGATGGGAAATAACAAGAGCTATGCAGTTGATAGCTCAAGATATTAAAGATAATAAACTAAGCTCAAACGACATAAACGAAGAGCTAATAGCAGGGTATCTTACTACCAAAAATATCCCAGACCCTGATTTGCTTATAAGAACAGGGGGAGAACATCGTATTAGCAATTATCTACTTTGGCAATTAGCTTATTCCGAATTGTATTTTATGCCTGAATACTGGCCTGAATTTAGAGAGGAAAGTCTTTACAAGGCTATTTACGATTACCAGCAAAGAGAGCGACGCTTCGGAAAAACAGGCGACCAAGTAAAAAATATTAACGAATAG
- a CDS encoding hypothetical protein (product_source=Hypo-rule applied; cleavage_site_network=SignalP-noTM; pfam=PF19755; superfamily=110296) gives MKFKTILYIFICSFVLVNMTSCLGDDDDENFISKDSHLIYMSFSSREITALNSTSFSIDNVRNIIYNQDSLPYLTDIENKSVLLTYTTGSNSSNFEVTIDNEATFFKSGDSIAIDQINHINIYAINGDKKTYAFNLNIHKVDPDSIQYKLIDEDVDILAWGTNKTISTEDSYLTYIKKDNDLIYLFEWNNDFSEYTQQTLTGLPFNTIISNIQLANNGVFYSNTTDGALCSSTDGVNWSVMNFDYPVKAVLGSIDGFLCLIFEQGEYLSLGAYSENNISYGDKLPENFPTENFSIVNKNNSLYIYGGLTSVWATDNGKHWVSLDNPNQNYPDIKNGNAFTYDNKTYYIGGILPDGTYNSTIYTSLNGGLVWDTEGSNTKAPESFVLREGASVVTDNKYFYIIGGNNTLENPSRLTDIWQSGVNSKLFE, from the coding sequence ATGAAATTTAAGACCATTTTGTACATATTTATATGTTCATTTGTTTTAGTGAATATGACATCGTGCTTAGGCGATGACGATGACGAGAATTTTATATCAAAAGACTCTCATTTAATTTATATGAGTTTCTCTTCCCGAGAAATCACTGCACTAAACTCTACTTCTTTCTCTATCGACAATGTAAGAAACATCATTTACAATCAAGATTCTTTACCTTATCTTACTGATATAGAAAATAAAAGCGTACTTCTTACTTACACTACAGGCTCCAATTCGAGTAATTTTGAAGTTACAATAGATAACGAAGCTACCTTTTTCAAGAGTGGAGACTCTATTGCTATTGACCAGATTAACCATATCAATATTTACGCTATTAATGGTGATAAAAAAACTTACGCCTTCAATCTTAACATTCATAAAGTCGACCCAGACTCTATACAATATAAACTTATTGATGAAGATGTTGACATATTAGCTTGGGGAACTAACAAAACTATCTCTACTGAAGACTCTTATCTTACTTATATAAAAAAAGATAACGACTTAATTTATCTTTTTGAATGGAATAATGATTTCTCTGAATATACACAACAAACGCTTACTGGATTACCTTTCAACACTATTATATCAAACATTCAATTGGCAAACAATGGAGTATTTTACTCCAACACTACTGATGGCGCATTATGTTCTTCTACCGATGGTGTTAATTGGTCAGTTATGAATTTCGACTATCCTGTAAAAGCCGTACTTGGAAGTATAGATGGTTTCTTGTGTCTTATATTTGAACAAGGAGAATATTTATCTTTAGGTGCTTATTCTGAAAACAACATTTCTTACGGAGATAAACTCCCAGAGAACTTCCCAACTGAGAACTTTTCTATCGTAAACAAAAATAACTCCTTATATATATATGGTGGTTTAACATCGGTGTGGGCTACAGACAATGGCAAACATTGGGTTTCATTAGATAATCCCAATCAAAATTATCCAGATATTAAAAACGGGAATGCGTTTACTTACGACAACAAAACTTATTATATAGGTGGCATATTACCTGACGGCACTTACAACTCAACTATATACACATCTTTGAATGGTGGGTTAGTTTGGGATACTGAAGGTTCTAATACTAAAGCTCCAGAATCTTTTGTATTAAGAGAAGGCGCTTCGGTTGTTACAGATAATAAGTATTTTTATATTATAGGCGGAAACAACACTCTCGAAAACCCATCTCGTTTAACCGACATTTGGCAATCAGGAGTTAATTCCAAGCTTTTTGAATAA
- a CDS encoding release factor glutamine methyltransferase (product_source=KO:K02493; cath_funfam=1.10.8.10,3.40.50.150; cog=COG2890; ko=KO:K02493; pfam=PF05175,PF17827; superfamily=53335; tigrfam=TIGR03534), with the protein MQTALLYIKESLKTQYSESEIQSLGYLLLQYICKKDKHTLLRDKDKQLSANETQNFHKFVEELKLHRPIQYVLGSTEFYNLMFKVNESVLIPRPETEELVDLILGETNKTDEINILDIGTGSGCIAISLAKNLPAAKVFAVDVSEEALIVAADNVVANNVKITLLNENILNLEPNSIIKNTKWDIIVSNPPYIVPSEKKIMKENVLDYEPNLALFVPEEQPLLFYEAIASLGLTSLSEKGKLYFETSAMFGKQTLDMLLQKGYSAKLFQDISGKDRMIKAYLQ; encoded by the coding sequence ATGCAAACAGCATTGTTATATATCAAAGAAAGCCTGAAAACTCAGTACTCAGAGTCCGAAATACAGTCTCTTGGCTATCTCCTGCTTCAGTATATTTGTAAAAAAGACAAACACACTCTTTTGCGAGACAAAGATAAGCAATTATCTGCAAATGAAACTCAGAACTTCCACAAGTTTGTAGAAGAGTTGAAGTTGCATCGTCCTATACAGTATGTTTTGGGTTCAACGGAGTTTTATAATCTTATGTTTAAGGTAAACGAGTCGGTGCTTATTCCTCGTCCCGAAACAGAAGAGTTGGTTGACCTGATACTCGGAGAAACAAATAAAACCGACGAGATAAATATATTGGATATAGGTACAGGGTCGGGGTGCATAGCAATTTCATTAGCGAAAAATTTACCTGCTGCAAAAGTTTTTGCTGTAGATGTTTCGGAAGAAGCTTTGATTGTTGCTGCCGATAATGTCGTTGCTAACAATGTGAAAATAACCTTGCTTAACGAAAATATTTTGAACTTAGAGCCGAATTCAATAATTAAGAACACCAAATGGGATATTATAGTAAGTAATCCACCTTATATAGTTCCTTCGGAAAAGAAAATTATGAAAGAAAATGTATTAGACTATGAGCCCAATTTAGCATTGTTTGTTCCCGAAGAACAACCTTTATTGTTTTACGAAGCAATAGCATCTCTTGGTTTAACGAGTTTAAGCGAAAAAGGTAAATTATACTTCGAGACAAGTGCTATGTTTGGAAAACAAACCCTTGATATGCTTTTACAAAAGGGATATAGTGCGAAGTTGTTTCAAGATATATCAGGAAAAGATAGAATGATAAAAGCGTATTTACAATAA
- a CDS encoding diaminohydroxyphosphoribosylaminopyrimidine deaminase/5-amino-6-(5-phosphoribosylamino)uracil reductase (product_source=KO:K11752; cath_funfam=3.40.140.10,3.40.430.10; cog=COG0117,COG0262; ko=KO:K11752; pfam=PF00383,PF01872; superfamily=53597,53927; tigrfam=TIGR00326), with product MRRCLELASKGRGFVAPNPLVGAVIVHNGRIIGEGYHRKYGEAHAEVNAINSVKNKELLKDSTIYVNLEPCSHYGKTPPCAKRIIEEGIPRVVIGHEDPNPKVSGRGIAMLKDNNIEVVCNVLKDEAEQLNVRFITSIVKKRPYIILKWAQSVDGFIDKYRELNDGQLPVKFSDEYTQTLVHKLRAEESAIIIGSRTALLDNPQLNVRYWHGNNPQKIIADSRKPLNSTLNDLYSEGIQSLIVEGGTKLITSFINQDLWDEARIEISHINLLQGIEAPKIRGTLTFVQKCKKSEILFYKP from the coding sequence ATGCGCCGATGCTTAGAACTGGCTTCTAAAGGCAGAGGTTTTGTAGCCCCCAACCCATTGGTGGGAGCTGTTATTGTTCACAATGGCAGAATAATCGGAGAGGGCTATCATCGAAAATACGGAGAGGCACACGCCGAAGTAAACGCTATAAACTCCGTCAAAAACAAGGAACTACTCAAAGACTCTACCATTTATGTAAATCTTGAACCTTGTTCGCACTATGGCAAAACACCTCCGTGTGCAAAAAGAATAATAGAAGAAGGAATCCCCAGAGTTGTTATCGGACACGAAGATCCTAATCCTAAAGTATCAGGCAGAGGTATAGCTATGCTTAAAGACAACAACATTGAGGTTGTTTGCAATGTACTTAAAGACGAAGCAGAACAACTAAATGTTCGTTTCATTACATCTATCGTAAAAAAGAGACCTTACATAATATTAAAATGGGCTCAATCGGTCGACGGATTTATAGACAAATATAGAGAGCTAAACGACGGACAGTTGCCTGTTAAATTCTCTGACGAATATACTCAAACTCTTGTTCATAAATTAAGAGCAGAAGAATCGGCTATTATAATAGGTAGTCGCACCGCATTATTAGACAACCCTCAACTAAACGTTCGCTATTGGCACGGCAACAATCCGCAAAAGATAATAGCTGATAGCCGCAAACCTCTAAACTCTACACTTAACGATCTTTATTCGGAGGGAATACAATCTTTAATCGTTGAAGGGGGGACTAAACTAATAACCAGTTTTATTAATCAGGATTTATGGGACGAAGCTCGGATAGAAATCAGCCATATTAACTTGTTGCAAGGCATTGAGGCTCCTAAAATAAGAGGAACTCTTACATTTGTTCAAAAATGTAAAAAATCCGAGATTTTGTTTTATAAGCCCTAA